The Deltaproteobacteria bacterium region CGGATTCGCCCACCAACCCCAAGGTTTCTCCCTCGCCAACCGAGAAGCTAACTCCGTCAACCGCCTTGAGCACGCCTTGTCGGGTAAAAAAATGGGTTTTCAGGTTCTTGATCTCCAGGATATTCCTTGCCATGGTTTTCCTTTCACCGGGGTTATATTTGCCGAAATTTGGGGTCTAGCCGAACCCTGAGCCAGTCCCCCACGAGGTTACAGCTTAAAACTACCAATAAGATGGACAGCCCGGGCCAGAGGCAAAGCCACCAGCCGTTCGAGATGTAGTTCCGGCCTTCAGCGATCATCAAACCCCAGGCCGGATCAGGCGGCGGCACCCCTACACCGAGGAAACTCAGGGAGGATTCAGCGATAATTACAATTCCGAGCTGGAGAGTAGCCAGAACGACCAGGGTGTTCACGATATTGGGGAAGAGATGCACCACCATGATCCTGGTTTTGCTGCATCCGCTCGTCACGGCCAGGTGCACGAAATCGCTTTCCTTTATGCGCAGTACCTCCCCGCGCAATACCCTGGCGTAACCGGCCCAGCCTACGATGGCCAGGATAATAATAATATTATTCTTACTCGGCCCCAGGACGGCGGCCAGGACAATGGCCACCATGAGGTATGGTAATGACATGACGGTATCGGTCAGCCTCATCAAGACCATATCTATCCACCCCCCGAGGTACCCTGAGAGGAGGGCGATGACACTGCCTAACATCCCGGCCAGAGCGACTACGATGAAGCCCACTTGCAGTGAAATTCTGGTGCCGGATATGAGTCGGCTCAGGACATCCCTGCCCAAATGATCTGTTCCGAGCAGATACT contains the following coding sequences:
- a CDS encoding ABC transporter permease; amino-acid sequence: MTGTSSVFKSISLRKILSAARGVPVIPIIILLTFVIVGVFGSFIMPHDPTDADFEYTLTPPFWQEGGTTKYLLGTDHLGRDVLSRLISGTRISLQVGFIVVALAGMLGSVIALLSGYLGGWIDMVLMRLTDTVMSLPYLMVAIVLAAVLGPSKNNIIIILAIVGWAGYARVLRGEVLRIKESDFVHLAVTSGCSKTRIMVVHLFPNIVNTLVVLATLQLGIVIIAESSLSFLGVGVPPPDPAWGLMIAEGRNYISNGWWLCLWPGLSILLVVLSCNLVGDWLRVRLDPKFRQI